A region of Periophthalmus magnuspinnatus isolate fPerMag1 chromosome 13, fPerMag1.2.pri, whole genome shotgun sequence DNA encodes the following proteins:
- the tmprss5 gene encoding transmembrane protease serine 5 has product MSSSQSSDGESLSVIENPAVVTPTFNKTSGLEDTKDVPNRTWFHSFAHRLVRCMAALCAVGLLGGLAVGVWFLVKLLLKPSSTHSPVGLGDTKETSFCNVTEDISISDSRKVFYRISPENSVLEIQLSKVPTWLPVCYERWNSSLGTLVCRQLGYLSLTKHKGVNLTDIGPSYTDGFIQITQENKNGLENMWQLRGSCITGKVIALQCSECGTRAKLPRIIGGVEAALGRWPWQVSLYYSNRHNCGGSIITRHWVVTAAHCVHNYRLPQVSNWVVYAGLVTRSSAKMTQRTGYAVEKIIYNKNYNHRSHDSDIALMKLRTPLNFSDTIRPVCLPQYDYDLPGGTQCWISGWGYTQPDGIQSPDTLKEAPVPIISTKKCNSSCMYNGEITSRMLCAGYTEGKVDACQGDSGGPLVCQDDNVWRLVGVVSWGTGCAEPNHPGVYTKVAEFLGWIYDMIENY; this is encoded by the exons AGTAGTGATGGGGAGTCTTTATCAGTGATTGAAAACCCCGCAGTTGTGACTCCAACCTTTAACAAAACATCAGGACTGGAGGACACCAAAGACGTACCGAACAGAACCTGGTTTCATTCTTTTG CCCACAGACTGGTGAGGTGTATGGCGGCATTGTGCGCTGTTGGACTGCTGGGGGGTCTGGCAGTTGGGGTCTGGTTTCTGG TCAAACTACTCCTAAAGCCTTCTTCCACTCACAGTCCAGTGGGCTTGGGTGACACCAAAGAAACCTCTTTCTGCAATGTAACTGAAGACATTTCTATCTCTGACTCCAGAAAAG tgttttacagaatcaGTCCGGAGAACTCTGTCCTGGAGATCCAGCTGAGCAAAGTGCCCACATGGCTGCCTGTGTGCTACGAGAGGTGGAACTCTTCTCTGGGAACATTGGTCTGTCGACAACTGGGCTATCTCAG TTTGACAAAACATAAAGGAGTAAATCTCACCGACATTGGACCAAGCTACACTGATGGTTTTATACAAATTAcccaagaaaacaaaaatggacTGGAAAATATGTGGCAGCTAAG GGGGAGTTGTATAACGGGGAAGGTTATCGCTTTACAATGTTCTG AGTGTGGGACCAGGGCGAAGCTGCCCAGAATAATCGGAGGCGTCGAGGCCGCGCTGGGCAGGTGGCCATGGCAGGTCAGTCTTTACTACAGCAACCGCCACAACTGTGGAGGCTCCATCATCACCAGGCACTGGGTCGTCACAGCAGCGCATTGTGTTCACAA CTACAGACTCCCTCAGGTGTCCAACTGGGTGGTCTATGCTGGTCTTGTAACACGCAGCTCGGCTAAAATGACTCAACGCACTGGATACGCTGTAGAAAAAATTATCTACAACAAAAACTACAACCACAGAAGCCATGACAGTGACATAGCCCTGATGAAACTGCGCACTCCACTGAATTTCTCAG aTACAATAAGACCAGTGTGCTTGCCACAATACGACTATGATCTACCAGGAGGAACACAGTGCTGGATCTCTGGATGGGGTTACACACAACCAGATGGCA TACAATCACCAGACACTTTAAAAGAAGCTCCTGTTCCTATAATAAGCACGAAAAAGTGTAACAGCTCCTGCATGTACAATGGTGAAATCACATCACGGATGCTTTGTGCTGGATACACAGAAGGAAAAGTGGATGCCTGTCAG GGTGACAGCGGGGGACCACTGGTGTGCCAGGATGATAACG